DNA sequence from the Lodderomyces elongisporus chromosome 5, complete sequence genome:
GTTGAAAACGCAGACTTGGAATTGAATGCATATAAGCAGGACGCAAAGGAAATCACAAACAAGACTGGTATTAGCTCATTGGAAGATATCGATCCACACGCAAATGCCACAGCCAACATTCAGCAAGCAGTAGAAAAACTTCCCGAGTTGACTGCCAGAAAGGCTACTTTGGATATGCATATGGATATTCTTTCGTGCTTGATCAATGAGTTGCAGGAAAAGAACTTGGACACATACTTTGAAGTTGAACAAAATGCCAACAAGAGCGACGCAAAGCTTTTAAAGGAATTCTTGGAATTGTTGCAGAAAGATTCTGTCCAAGATAGTTCTTTAGACAAGTTACGAACATTCATTATCCTTGCGCTTGTTGGTGACATGAGCCAGGATTACATTGCCAAGGCAAGAACCATACTCAAAGATAAATATCCGGACTTGGACATGTCGGCGCTCAACTATATCCTCAAGTTCAAAGAAAACACCAAACTTGCAAACTTGTCATCCTTGAATGATCTCAACAACCAGCAATCATACTCAAACTCCTCGTCCGCATCGCAATTAGGCTCATCAGCCCTACTCAGCGGATTATCTTCCAAGCTATATGGGTTAACCGAAGGTAAAATCTCTGAAGGTTTAAGCTCTATTGCATCGCGAATAAAAAACTTTATTCCTGAAAAGAAATCATTACCAATTACAAATATTGTTGAGGCTATAATGGACCCACAAAACTCTTCGGCGCAATCAGTACAATTGACTGACGATTACTTGTACTTTGACCCCAAATCGCGAGGTGGAGGACACTCGAAACAACCAAAACGCCAATCATACCAGGACTCAATTGTCTTTGTTATCGGCGGTGGTAATTACCTCGAGTATCAAAACTTGCAAGAGCGAAGCCAAGAGGCTGGTAAGTCACCCATGAATATCATTTACGGAGCTACAAATATCTTGTCGCCAACAGAATTCTTGAAGGAGTGTGAAAACTTGGGAAATCAAAGTTGAGGTTTTAGATgtataagtatatatatatatatataaataaagaagtaTTTATATCTATATTTATAAAGTTACAATTATTCTCTTCTTGTTTCGTGGAGAagtaataaagaaaaaaaataggacaatcttattcatttttacttacaaaaaagtttttgtcTCTGTCAACACCTTTGTTGAGCGAGTAGAGTCCAAGAACAATAACTCGCAATCCTCGATATCTTGCACATTAATCTCAGCACGACCGGCAGTGGTGCTCAAGATACTAGCAGGAGTCAATAGCTGTAAGGAGTACCTCAACGAGGTATTTACACCTTTTTCAGCCAACTTTGTCAATGCGTCGACTGCAATGAGAACATTCTCCAATTGTGCTCTCTTGGATATGATGATTTTGGTCTCGTCAAAGTTGTATGGCAATGTTCTTACGATAAGCAATCTATCGACAAGGTCTGGTGGAATACCGTGTGGCGCTTTGATATCTGGGTCATCCGAGCCCTTCACAGTGGTCAATCCTCGATTTGAGGCAAGTATCACTAATGGAGCAATACTGCTTTCCAAGGCTTTGTTCAAGTATGTGAAAATTTCCATATCAAGCATATTCACCTCGTCGATAAACAAAACACCAGGAATCAACTCGGCTACACCTTGATCGATATATTTCGAAACCACTTTATTCACCTCGCTTCTTAACTTATCAGTGATTTCTGTCTTTTTAGGTTTCAATAATTGGCCCATCATACTCAACACATCTTGCCCACCTTGTGGTCTGGCATTCGCCACATCAAGATCGTGCAATGTCACATCTTGCACaatctccttcttcttgtgCACTTCACCTTTTGGTAATGGCACATATTCTTCTGCCTCCAAGTCGAACTCGGTGGCGTATGCATCTGAACGACCAACACGTTTCACTGCACCTGTATTGGACTCTATGTATATAACATCACCCACAGTGACTCTTTCCTTTTGCAAGGACTCGTAGATGCTTGGATCCAACCTGAGGTTTTTTGTACCCTTTGCTGTTCTTAATCCAACAATGACATGACTAATTGTTTTACCATATCCTCCTAATGGGTTTTCTGCCTCCTCTGGTGTCAATTCAATAACTTCACCTTCGTAAACTTCCTTGGTTTCTTTAATTCTCAAACCAATGGCTTTTCTAAAGTTCTCCATCAACGCACTTGTCTTTTTCACTTCGGCAGAGTAAAGTTCTGAACCAACAATGGGACAAAATGGAACCTTTGGACCCAATTCTTGTGAGACTGCCAACGCGAGAGCAGTTTTACCTGTAGCCGGTGGTCCAGCAATGAGCACTGCTTTACCAGACATACGCTTGCTCTTGATCAAGTCAACAATGATTCCGCAAGCCTCTCTTGCATCCTTTTGGCCAACGAATCCTCCATCGATATTCTTTGCAACACCGTGCTCGTTTAATCCAAGACCTTtgatgtgtgtgtgtgcagCTGTTCTATTCTCTCTTTGAGATGCTTGATTTTCATTAACTTCGCTAATCTGCACCATTGTGATTTATGTTGCACTAAGTAGAGGGGTGGAGGTGTTTGAAATAGGTGATAAAGTGTTTGGGTTGGGGTAAAACAACTGTAGTGAGGAGGTTTATTTAGTAAGGCAAACTTTGCTTGAGATTTGTCAGACGTTGTTTGTAAATTTCTCTCCTCTTCTGATGAAGAGTGTTGATTTTTCGCGCTGCGAAGTTTAATAGCTATTTGCGCAAAGGTGTTGGAaccagagagagagagagggaaaaaaaagagaaaagaaagacaaagaaaagaaaagaaaaagaaaaaggaatataTCTTTCACCAACTCTATCTATGTATCTAAGAAATGTATAGATTATATTAATATACTTGTTTATGAAACCCCCTCCCCCCGCCTCCCCCACCTTTTCTTCCTGGTTTTCTCACAAATTTTATAATCCGGTTTCTAAAATGCTTCATCAGGAATTTCAATCTCATCACGTGGTTCCTTTGGCTCTTGTGCTTCACTCCACTGAGTAACATCATCTATATAACTCAAAATTGTCTCTACACTTTTGCTATCCTTTGAGCAATCAAGGGGTAAGAACTGCACCATTCCGAAATCATCAACCAAATTGGCTATACTCTTTGTAAGTCTCTTGAATTTGGGATTAACTTCATCCTCTTCCTTGGCCAATAGGTATGGATCTGGGTTTAAAAACTGTTTTAATTTCCTCTGCGAGACTTCGTCCTTGATCAAATCCACCTTGGACAAAATATTAATATGCGGCAACTCCAACAAGATCATTGCCGACATTGCACTTAGTGTACCACTAAAGAACTTTGAACTATCGATGATGAATGGTGACTCTAGTAAATATGTAGCACACAAGTTGAAGTGCAAACTGGTCTTTAAATGCTGCACTATAGTGGGTAGCACCGGTATATGAGTATATAACTCAATTTGTCCCGGCATGTCAAATATTAGATACTCATCGTTGTAGTCTCCAATAACTTCGTCCAACCAGTCCAAGTTATTTAAAAGAAattcaaaacaataaatCAATCCTCCATTGGGACCAAGATCCATTTCTTCCATGACATCTTGTAATGAGATCAAGTCTCGAATATCAATGGTGAATTCATACTCAGTAGGCTCTGCTGCGGGATCTAGATTGACTATATGAGCACGACGGCCAATGGATTGCATGTGTGCTATTATTGAATTACAGAATGTGGATTTGCCCACACCAGCGGGACCCATGACCAATACACCAGTACGTGACATCTCTGTTGTGTTTGTTAAATTTggcttatttttttgctttctctcttttacttttgcttAAGAGAAAAGTGTAGATGCTCCAATGAattcttaaaaaaaaacgaataaataaaaaaaagactagtggtggtggtgtggTGGAAACAAATAGAAGCTATAGAGTGCTATGGAAGAtaaatagtaataataatacatGGGATATATTCCTGCTTTGTAATGCACTTGAGATGCGCGATGTTCATGTGGGTAGCGCAGCATTTCTAGCTAATCTATCAAATATcagctacaacaactagTAGCGAAaaaaagcagcaacatAGATAGTGTTAGTTGACAGAGCCCATGCCTATTCCTATTCCTATTCCTATTTTTATTCCTATTCCTATTCCAATACCTATACCTATACCTATGCCAGCGCAAACGCCGCACTAAGTTTCCCTGCACCAACAGTGGTCGTAATCATTTTCAATCTGGGTCATTACTGCGTCATAAACATCCGCCTTGAATAATTTGTCAATGTGTCTCTTTATGAATGAAGAATTCTCACCACGATATATTTGTACGTGTATAAACCCACACAATTTACCCCTTTGGTTACTTGGCCAGAACCGCGGCGTCGTTATAGATTTCACTCCTTTTGTAGATGTGATTTCATTTAGTGTATTTCTAATAGTAGCTTCTTGACTCTTTGATACCGAGAGTAACAAAGTCGATGCAGAAGATTTAATCAACGGTACTGCCGACAAGAATATTACTGTGCCAATGATGATGGACGCGATAGGATCAAATCCTTGCCAATGAAAGAGTTTAGTCAAGATTGTAGATataacaacaccaacagaCCCCAATGCATCTGCCAATATATGAAGAAAAATGCCTCTCATATTGTCATTGACCTCTTCCCCGTCTCCTTCTTTCCCGTTATCTTTCATTCCTTCACCATGTGCTTGTTCACTAAGCTGTGGGCTGCTATGGCTATGCGAATGACTATGTGAGTGACTATGACTATGACTGTGACTATGACCGTGGCTATGTGAGTGGCCACTTCCATCTCCGTGTCCGTGTCCATGTCCATGATTGAATGCAAAAATACCTACCATATTGACAAGAAGTCCCAATACTGAAACAACAATCAATTCATTGGTCTTTTGCAATTCAATCGGATGTGCCAATCGGCCTAATGCCTCAAACAAGATGGATCCACTTATTCCCATGAGCAAAGTACCATTGGCAAATCCAGCAAGGTTCTCCAAATTCTGCCAGCCAAATGGATACTTTCCATGTGGAtcaacttttgttttcgacAATACCCCAGCAACAAGTCCCAATGCAAGTGAAAGACAATCAAGCAACATGTGTAGAGAGTCCGACAAAAGTCCTAATGACTTGGATCTAAATGAATAAAGAAACTGAATCACCATAAAGCTCGCATTGAGGagcaaaaagttgaaaatagCTTTTGTATCGTCATGCTGCAATATCTCGCGCAAGATCGACGTGGTTGGGTTTGATACATATTTTGCTGAGCCTGTATATCTGTCGTTTTCCAAGGAGCCAAATGCGCCGTTATTTTGTTGCCCAGTTCCATGCACTATGGCTCCTGCGAGGAATACGTTTAAAATTGACCATTTCTGGAAATGACCCAATACTACATAATCTAGAATGGGCATCAAACTTGCCATCAAGCCAAAACTTATAATGAGTGAGTTTCTTGTATGTGGCAAATCTAGATACGTAATGAGACATATGCCTAATGTCACTGCCATCAgcgcaacaacaatgaagCTAACTTGTTGATTGAAAAGCGCTAGAAATATAAACGCAATCAAAGCATTTGCCAAAGTAAATATCTTGCTTCTGTTGAATTTGAACTGCGACCATTTCAAAAGTTGCAAACTCAATTGAGTCATAGTGAACCCAATTATGATATTTGGGTAAGTATCTGATGGTTGACTTATGAGGTCAACAACGAAAAGGAGTGGTGTATACAAGTTTCGCGAGTTTAATAATAAGCCAAAATAGACCATGCTTGCCCTTTGATAACCCAATAGAGTTGATGAGACAAAGATGCATAGAACCAGTCCGTATGCAGCTAAGTGGTGTTTCCATGTTGGCTCCTGGGTATTTTCATATGTTGGTACAATACACAATGTTTGTGCTACTGCGATAACAGCACTGGTGATTGATGTGCTTATAATGATGCTAGCTATATTTGAGCCATATGATAAAGTATGTGATAAAGTATGTGATGTTGTAGCGTCCAAATTGGTAGAATTGGCAGCTATATTTTCACCAAAAGCAAACAGTAGTTGGTGGGCTAGAAATATGATGGGAAACGCAAGAATGAATGGGAGAGCATTGATCAACTTTAGCAGTGAAGCTGTTGGACGCTGAATGCCATTGATTGGCTTCGGTAGTATACTATTCACCAGTAGGTATTTTTCCATAATGTGGAAATCCGggtattgaaaaagagaagttGGTTGCAGTAAATCGTGGTAGGTTAATAAGTATATGTAAATTTAAATATTTTAATATATATCCAAGGTGTAATTGCTTGCGACATAAAGAGAGTGTGAGTGAGTGTGAGagtaaaaaagagagaaaagagagaaaagagacgCGGATTGTCTGCCAACTGACAAGTGCGCGGCgtggtaattttttttgctttgcctTTTCTTTCACCTCAACAGGGTCCCGCGCGTGTTACTACTGTTATCCATTACCACTGCAAACATtccttcaacaacatcGTTGACAActtttaataaaaaatcatCACACtcagaagagaaaaagtactaataataataataatagtaataataataataataattaataAAACTTTCTAAATCTATAATACTCTATCTTTCAATTCATTCGGTCATTCGTTCCAATCCGTAAAATATCatcactttttctttttctttttctttttcttttttttttaaaatttctttattgGATTTGGAATTTTTCCACATCGAATTGCTTAGGTGAAATACCCATGCTTCCAATGTATCTCTTGGCATCCTTTCTCATCTTCTCAGTTGTGTCTGCATCCCAGTTCAACTCCTTGCTCATGatttcaacaacaccatcaaCAGCACTCATAGCTTCTCTGGCGTTGAGGAATGCCAATCTGGTTCTTCTGGCCAAGAAATCAACTGGGGTTCTTGGATACTCGTACTTAAGCGAGTAGAGCAACTCAGCAATGGTGAATGGCTCGTCGAATGATTGGTAACTCAACTGGTTTTCTGGTGAGACTTCGGTTGGGTTTGGAAtaaattctttttggtgTGCCAAGGTGACTGGCAACTTGTTGTAATCACTGGCTTTGTACAAGTCCAAAATCATTGCTGATCTTGAACCATAATTGTGCGACAAGTGCTTGGCCAACTTCAATGGAATCTTGTATTCGTGAATCAATCTGGCAGAGTAGTTCTTTGAGTAATCGTCACCACCAATGAGGATCAACTCGTTGGTTTGACATGGCTTGAGGTTCTTTCCGTCGAAATCGAAATGCTTAACAACATAGTCGATTGTTTCTTGTGCCATTTCTCTGTATGTAGTCCATTTACCTCCAGAGATGGTCACCAATGCTGATGGTGATTGCTTCAACAAATGTGATCTAACCAAACCTTCAGTTGAGCCCGAGTCTTCTTGACCTTTTGGAACAGTATCAGGGTCTCTAACCAATGGTCTAATACCTGACCATGCAGACAAGACATCTTTTCTGTCAATTGGGAATACCAAGTATTTTTGCATCTCCTTGATGATATCTTGAATGTCTTCTTCGGTTGGCACTGGGTTTTCTGGAACTTGTTTCAATGGAGTATCGGTGGTACCGGCCAAGACTTTTCCTTGCCATGGCAAAAAGAACATAACTCTTCCGTCAGCAGTAGATGGGTCCAAGAGACCCATTGTTGTTGGGCAGTAGTATTCTGGGAGAACAATGTGCACACCACTAGATGGAACAACCATACGTGGCTTTTGTTCGGTCTTTGCTGGTAATCCTTGTGGGTCTTCGTCCATTTCCAAAATCTTGTCGGCAAAAGGACCAGTAGCATTGACAACAGAAGTAGCTTTGATTTCATAAgtttcctttgtttccaAATCGGTAGCCTTAACACCATACAATTTTCCCTTGTCATCTTTCAACAATTGGTCAACGTTAAAGTAGTTCAATACAGTAGCACCGTTTTCAATAGCAGTGATGGCCAAAGTAGCATTCATTCTAGTATCGTTAAAGGAACCATCGTGGTAAACACAAGCAGCTTTCAAGTTTGTGGTGTCCATCATTGGAGCAATAGCAGATGCTTGTTCCTTACTAAGAATAATCGAGTTTCTCAAGTTTTGTTTACCAGCAAACCAATCGTACATCTTACAACCGGCGAAAAAGTATGGTACTTGCCAGTAGTTATAAACAGGGATCATGATTGGCAAGACTGAACACAAGTGAGGAGCTGTTCTCAACATGTTACCTCTTTCATTCAAGGCTTCAATGACCAAGTCCAACTGAGCTTTACTCAATTGGAAAATGGCCTTTTCCAAGTAACGAACACCACCATGGGCCATCTTGGTAGATTTTGAAGATGTACCGGAACCGAAATCAgtcttttccaaaagacAGACATTTAAGCCACGTGTGGCAGCATCCACGGCACATCCTGAACCGACGGCACCACCTCCAATGATCAACACGTCAAATTGTGGGGTTTCCTTGATATTTTTGACTAAATCCAGTCttgttggtggtgctggATAGTCCTTCTTCAATGGCTTGTATGCACTCACAATCTCTGGTTTGTGTTTTGGTTTGATAAAGTCCAAGTAGATGATGGCActaccagcaacaccacctgCCGCAAGACAGGATTTGGCTAGGGTAGATTTGAAGAATCTAGACATATTAGTTTATGAATAGttaagtctttttttttggttgtttgaGATCTATTCCTccctgttttttttttcttaatttccAGGGAAAGTGATTAACACGAACTTGATCTTGTTTAGTAGAAATTAGGGTagtgaagatgaaggaaCCCCAAAAGTTagaatgaagaaagaaaagaaaaaaggtttCAATGAAAACACAGGTAAAAGGTATTCAAAGTACGCGCTTTTCTCTCGTCCGTTTGCAATAAGCGGCTGGGTggtttgaagaaaaaaaaaagggtgaTTAATATGGTTAAATcagctttttctttttattctttatccAACTTAAGTCTCCTAAATTGAATTaatggaagaaaaggaaaagtggATGGGGTAGGTGGAAGTTTAgagcaaatgaaaaatgaaaaaaagggaaagagaaggagaaaaaaaaaagtgaaacgGTGATCGACAAACTTGAGGATGGAATGTTCCCCacctatatatatatatacacccACCCATACTCAAACCCAATACATACACAAACAATACAAAGGGCAACCAAATATCTATATCTGTCTCGATAAACACTAAAAACAATAGCAAGTGTCGAAGTGTCACCtcaatggaaaaaaaaataaataaaataaatgaaaaataaaaaaaataaaaaagataaaaaaaatttaatggaagaagatgaagcagaggaagaaacgcaaaaaaaaaaagaagaaatctTGACAAATGATATTGCAAGACTTTTTTCGCAATCAAAAGGCACACATTCATACACATACCCATATGCTAATGTCGACAGTAGTAGCTGTGTCGACAACAGTAGAAGAGCAATTGCGTGAGTAACATATAATTTAAGGCAGTATACGTCACGCTTTAGAAGATGGTGGCATTTCTTTAACCCTATACTGtaaacctttttttaaagaagaaaaattttattGTCTTGTATTGTCTTGTAttgtcttttattttatgtGTGATGATGGTTGTTGCACATAATAAACTTGCAGCTTCttatgaaataaaaaataaataaaataaaataaaaaataaaaaaataaaaaaataattttatTATTGCTGTAGTAGTGCAATCTTggaaaaattgcaaaacgTATGTGGAGGAAGACAAGACAGGTGGAGGACTAGTGTGTCTGTTGAATAAAGGAAACAGTGGATGGAAAGCTTGTCTCAGTTCTGAACTCCGGATACAGTTGCTgccagaaaaaaaaaagaaaagaaaagaaaaggaaagagtcaaagtaaaaaagtaGAGGTCAATGATGTACCAACATCAGCTCATTAAACGTGTGATTgcaaacaagaaagaagtggaaaaaagaagaacataCCGTGGATGACCCCGGAGGAAGCTTTAGCATTTTACACTTTGACGGTGGAAAACGGCGccgttttaattttttatttttaatattttatGAATTCTTccttctatttttctttttggtttcttttaGTTTAAGATTTTCTTCCAACTTTCACTTTAAATCGGTGATGTATctttatttgtatatatagaaTTTCGAAGTATCAAAATTTTAGACccctcctccccccccctttcTGTTCCAGACCAAATTAGCGCCAGCACGTTTCCCTATGGCTAGTGAGTTCAAAATAAggacaaaataaaaaagagattaagaaaaattatcatatgtaaaaaataatgaaaaatttagaACAAATGGAGTGGAATGGAATTAAAAGCAGTGGTAGTAACCTGTCCAAATAAAGGTCAAAGGGATCTGCATTCCACTCTTGGTGGTTTGAAATTTACCCTtgaaggaagagaaagagtcAAGATTTGGTGATTATTAAGAGGAATGTgataaaatgaaatacaACTGAAGAACAAGGGGAACAGAACctgaagaaagaaacaaagaaaagaaaagaaaagagtgaaaagagaaaaggaacAGTTGGAATCCAGAAGAGCCTTATTCGGTTTTACTTCTTCGTATTGATTCTCGGGCAGATATAACTTTgtctatattttttttggtttgattTGCAATTTGGAGCCTCGCATTTTGAAGTgctgaaataaaaaaaagagacaatTTTGAATGGTCTATTCAGCTGTGCCTCGTTAGTGCAAGCACTGGTCCCTATCATGTCTATACCATGTCTTTTTACTCGGCTCTTGCCTTccttgtaaaaaaaaatttttattgTCTCTCAACGGTTTAAACGGAACAACGGAAGGTGTAAAAGGAAGTTCTTAGTAGACCCTAAAATAAAGtcaaataaagtaaaaaagagaaagagctCATTTAGCCGAGGTTAGATAATGCAAAGtgttacttttatttttctttgattaaaaataaataaataaaaaattcattttggcataacaaaaaataaaaaaattaaaaaaaggttCAATCATCTGtaggaaacaaaacacatGGGGAATAAGGTATGTTTGTGTCATTTGGCATTTTGTGAATAAGACAATACCATATCCTTCCCCAGACTCATCAATCTCTTGTGTAGGTtgtcttttgcttttttgtttgcaaaaatagaaaacaagaattaGAATTAAACGCATTTTAAAGGATAATAACAAGTAATGCAACGGTTATAtggctcttttttttatatattcaCGTGAATATTTACCAACTTCCATTTGTCCGTACAAtgggaggaagaagaagaagaaggaaatcTGATTTTGAATTTCTCAAGTTAGTGatgtttttttgcattaGTTTCTTACAAAtattttttggaaaagttttgaaaaataagcACAGCATCCATCACTTCAGTGAATAATTCACATCTTTTCCACTTTACCTCACCTCCGCATAAGCTCATTACTCAAGTTACTATAATCAGTTCACcaaaaaagtataaaaaGTATAACAAGAACCAAAGTATCACACTCTGTTGCTACCGTTTTTCGAATTAAACTCTATAgattgtatatatatatatatatacaaagcACTTATGTCACGTGCTTAAAAAACTCCCAAatacatttatttttttgctggATCAATTTCAGTGAGAccaaaattacaaaaggAAGCCGCCGCAGGAGGAGCTAGCCAAAGCAGCAAAAGCAGCAAAAGCAGctgaaaaaattagaagaacaaacaaaaggaCTATGAGTCGG
Encoded proteins:
- the RVB1 gene encoding RuvB ATP-dependent DNA helicase pontin gives rise to the protein MVQISEVNENQASQRENRTAAHTHIKGLGLNEHGVAKNIDGGFVGQKDAREACGIIVDLIKSKRMSGKAVLIAGPPATGKTALALAVSQELGPKVPFCPIVGSELYSAEVKKTSALMENFRKAIGLRIKETKEVYEGEVIELTPEEAENPLGGYGKTISHVIVGLRTAKGTKNLRLDPSIYESLQKERVTVGDVIYIESNTGAVKRVGRSDAYATEFDLEAEEYVPLPKGEVHKKKEIVQDVTLHDLDVANARPQGGQDVLSMMGQLLKPKKTEITDKLRSEVNKVVSKYIDQGVAELIPGVLFIDEVNMLDMEIFTYLNKALESSIAPLVILASNRGLTTVKGSDDPDIKAPHGIPPDLVDRLLIVRTLPYNFDETKIIISKRAQLENVLIAVDALTKLAEKGVNTSLRYSLQLLTPASILSTTAGRAEINVQDIEDCELLFLDSTRSTKVLTETKTFL
- the MSC2 gene encoding Putative zinc transporter msc2 (BUSCO:EOG092621CK); its protein translation is MEKYLSVNSILPKPINGIQRPTASSLKLINALPFILAFPIIFLAHQLSFAFGENIAANSTNLDATTSHTLSHTLSYGSNIASIIISTSITSAVIAVAQTLCIVPTYENTQEPTWKHHLAAYGSVLCIFVSSTLLGYQRASMVYFGLLLNSRNLYTPLLFVVDLISQPSDTYPNIIIGFTMTQLSLQLLKWSQFKFNRSKIFTLANALIAFIFLALFNQQVSFIVVASMAVTLGICLITYLDLPHTRNSLIISFGLMASLMPILDYVVLGHFQKWSILNVFLAGAIVHGTGQQNNGAFGSLENDRYTGSAKYVSNPTTSILREILQHDDTKAIFNFLLLNASFMVIQFLYSFRSKSLGLLSDSLHMLLDCLSLALGLVAGVLSKTKVDPHGKYPFGWQNLENLAGFANGTLLMGISGSILFEALGRLAHPIELQKTNELIVVSVLGLLVNMVGIFAFNHGHGHGHGDGSGHSHSHGHSHSHSHSHSHSHSHSHSSPQLSEQAHGEGMKDNGKEGDGEEVNDNMRGIFLHILADALGSVGVVISTILTKLFHWQGFDPIASIIIGTVIFLSAVPLIKSSASTLLLSVSKSQEATIRNTLNEITSTKGVKSITTPRFWPSNQRGKLCGFIHVQIYRGENSSFIKRHIDKLFKADVYDAVMTQIENDYDHCWCRET
- the SLY1 gene encoding Vesicle trafficking between the ER and Golgi (BUSCO:EOG092619MJ): MEVSRSLRDKQIDVLERMLHLNKEGSADLTLASKSEEIVWKVLVLDMASREILSSVLRVNDLLRCGITVHSLINSKRSKLSDVPVVYFVEPTKANVSLIINDLNEDRYENFYINFTSNINRELLEDFAKQVALSGKANRIKQVWDQYLDFIVTEPNLFSLNIPEIFTSFNTLGTSEEVIHQLVGRISDGLLSLIITMDVIPIIRAQQNGPAEFVAQELDLKIREYLSNSKSLGVLDSNGSSSLAQRPVIILLDRNFDLASMFAHSWIYQCMVSDVFHLKRNTIKLTKHGKNEGETVSVKNYDIDPRDFFWNKYSQLPFPDVVENADLELNAYKQDAKEITNKTGISSLEDIDPHANATANIQQAVEKLPELTARKATLDMHMDILSCLINELQEKNLDTYFEVEQNANKSDAKLLKEFLELLQKDSVQDSSLDKLRTFIILALVGDMSQDYIAKARTILKDKYPDLDMSALNYILKFKENTKLANLSSLNDLNNQQSYSNSSSASQLGSSALLSGLSSKLYGLTEGKISEGLSSIASRIKNFIPEKKSLPITNIVEAIMDPQNSSAQSVQLTDDYLYFDPKSRGGGHSKQPKRQSYQDSIVFVIGGGNYLEYQNLQERSQEAGKSPMNIIYGATNILSPTEFLKECENLGNQS
- the GUT2 gene encoding mitochondrial glycerol-3-phosphate dehydrogenase, whose amino-acid sequence is MSRFFKSTLAKSCLAAGGVAGSAIIYLDFIKPKHKPEIVSAYKPLKKDYPAPPTRSDLVKNIKETPQFDVLIIGGGAVGSGCAVDAATRGLNVCLLEKTDFGSGTSSKSTKMAHGGVRYLEKAIFQLSKAQLDLVIEALNERGNMLRTAPHLCSVLPIMIPVYNYWQVPYFFAGCKMYDWFAGKQNLRNSIILSKEQASAIAPMMDTTNLKAACVYHDGSFNDTRMNATLAITAIENGATVLNYFNVDQLLKDDKGKLYGVKATDLETKETYEIKATSVVNATGPFADKILEMDEDPQGLPAKTEQKPRMVVPSSGVHIVLPEYYCPTTMGLLDPSTADGRVMFFLPWQGKVLAGTTDTPLKQVPENPVPTEEDIQDIIKEMQKYLVFPIDRKDVLSAWSGIRPLVRDPDTVPKGQEDSGSTEGLVRSHLLKQSPSALVTISGGKWTTYREMAQETIDYVVKHFDFDGKNLKPCQTNELILIGGDDYSKNYSARLIHEYKIPLKLAKHLSHNYGSRSAMILDLYKASDYNKLPVTLAHQKEFIPNPTEVSPENQLSYQSFDEPFTIAELLYSLKYEYPRTPVDFLARRTRLAFLNAREAMSAVDGVVEIMSKELNWDADTTEKMRKDAKRYIGSMGISPKQFDVEKFQIQ